In one window of Shewanella goraebulensis DNA:
- a CDS encoding adenylyltransferase/cytidyltransferase family protein, with amino-acid sequence MKPVNTESRPRKTVLTYGTFDLFHVGHARLLKRLRQLGDRLVVGVSSDEFNASKGKKSFCSFEERAEILLATEFVDEVFAEDSWEQKRKDIKRFNADIFGMGSDWSGKFDDLNDCCEVIYLDRTQDVSTTDIKKALAKISAEDVIQLESSLHAALDIVVNLASSVGNTK; translated from the coding sequence GTATTAACATACGGTACTTTTGACTTGTTTCATGTTGGACATGCTCGTTTGCTAAAACGCTTAAGGCAATTGGGAGACCGCTTAGTCGTTGGCGTTTCAAGCGATGAGTTTAACGCTAGTAAAGGTAAAAAATCTTTTTGTTCATTTGAAGAGCGAGCCGAAATTCTATTAGCAACTGAATTTGTTGATGAAGTGTTTGCTGAGGACTCTTGGGAGCAAAAGAGAAAAGATATCAAGCGCTTCAATGCTGACATATTTGGTATGGGAAGTGATTGGTCTGGAAAATTTGACGACTTAAACGACTGTTGCGAAGTCATATACCTTGATAGAACGCAAGATGTATCGACTACTGATATTAAAAAAGCTCTTGCCAAAATATCTGCTGAGGATGTGATTCAGCTAGAATCATCGTTGCATGCAGCACTGGATATTGTCGTTAACTTGGCATCTTCTGTGGGCAATACTAAATAA